From Sporosarcina sp. Te-1, the proteins below share one genomic window:
- a CDS encoding NYN domain-containing protein, protein MKKDILLVDGYNIIGAWQELRSLKKERLADARDRLIERMAEYKAHTGWRVIVLFDAHLVPGIEKKNLKHNVEVIFTRENETADERIEKLVAELSGRRVQIHVATSDRTEQWVIFAQGALRKSARELEIEMNEIDHRIARQVKDIQEQRPFSKIQLSDEVAEIFEKWRRGLK, encoded by the coding sequence ATGAAGAAAGATATATTGCTCGTCGACGGATACAATATCATCGGCGCATGGCAGGAACTCCGTTCGTTGAAAAAAGAGAGGCTGGCGGATGCCCGGGACCGTCTGATTGAACGGATGGCGGAATATAAAGCCCATACAGGGTGGCGGGTCATTGTTCTTTTCGATGCCCACCTTGTGCCTGGCATCGAAAAGAAAAATTTGAAACATAATGTCGAAGTGATCTTCACCCGGGAAAACGAAACGGCGGACGAGCGCATCGAAAAACTTGTGGCGGAATTGAGCGGGCGGCGTGTGCAAATACATGTTGCCACTTCAGACCGTACGGAGCAGTGGGTCATTTTTGCTCAAGGAGCGCTGCGGAAATCTGCGAGAGAGCTAGAAATTGAGATGAATGAGATCGATCATCGGATTGCGAGACAGGTGAAGGATATTCAGGAACAACGGCCATTTTCAAAAATCCAATTGTCCGATGAAGTTGCTGAAATATTTGAAAAGTGGAGACGCGGATTGAAATGA